In a single window of the Porites lutea chromosome 14, jaPorLute2.1, whole genome shotgun sequence genome:
- the LOC140924229 gene encoding uncharacterized protein, whose amino-acid sequence MSANPETTKALINSQSTAEMPSTAHGIDPLADPEPLPDWKVALTEWKALWEVHFVGFALLFIAMAFFSCFCVVRIRQRSKLMTLGNYFFVVCLMLMLFSLSRALFLALDPYESHTVLHLPVLVVRILFAIGYPCLTSSLSLIHFAFLEVNKLELISRRLQNIKFLVSVIATHFIVVFIIYVIITFSPKLARLLILCQTIQIAWWTVLAICFLYSGQKVNLEWRKSINFFKRTTKDRAYSTDSASTLNNASQHGHNNENQPPKGAQKIARISGLVVLLSLLYVGLELYSLFSLYKLYDLEGEDTVDHWSWWGYQTCGRVLDFLLCLVIAYVIFPSTQSTRKKNTPSATLDSNSARVNKNIVLKVTGSIGNGLDAV is encoded by the coding sequence ATGTCGGCGAATCCAGAAACAACAAAAGCGTTGATCAACTCACAAAGCACAGCAGAAATGCCATCGACGGCCCACGGCATTGATCCACTGGCGGACCCAGAACCTTTGCCGGACTGGAAAGTCGCGCTGACCGAATGGAAGGCACTTTGGGAAGTACACTTCGTTGGTTTCGCACTGCTATTTATCGCAATggcttttttctcttgtttctgTGTGGTGCGTATCAGACAAAGATCCAAATTAATGACCCTTGGTAATTATTTCTTCGTCGTTTGtttgatgttgatgttgtttAGTTTATCCAGAGCTTTGTTCCTCGCACTGGATCCTTATGAATCTCACACGGTTTTGCATCTACCCGTGTTGGTGGTGAGAATCTTGTTCGCCATTGGCTATCCATGCCTTACATCTTCCTTATCGCTCATTCATTTTGCTTTCCTTGAAGTCAACAAACTCGAACTGATCTCACGTCGTCTCCAAAACATTAAGTTCCTTGTATCGGTGATAGCGACGCATTTCATCGTTGTGTTCATTATATATGTAATCATAACATTCAGTCCAAAGCTTGCTCGTCTTCTCATATTGTGCCAGACTATTCAAATCGCTTGGTGGACAGTTTTGGCGATTTGCTTCCTGTACAGTGGTCAGAAAGTGAACTTGGAGTGGAGAAAAAgtatcaatttttttaagaGGACAACAAAAGACAGGGCTTATTCAACAGATTCGGCGTCAACTTTAAATAACGCTTCACAACATGGACATAACAATGAGAATCAACCTCCGAAAGGAGCGCAAAAGATAGCGAGAATCTCAGGACTAGTGGTTCTTCTGAGCCTGCTCTACGTTGGGTTAGAATTGTATTCTCTTTTCTCGCTATACAAACTTTATGATCTTGAGGGCGAAGATACCGTGGATCACTGGTCTTGGTGGGGCTACCAGACGTGTGGAAGAGTGCTGGATTTCCTTTTGTGTTTAGTTATTGCGTATGTGATTTTCCCTTCAACTCAATccacgagaaagaaaaatacaccTTCAGCAACCTTAGACAGCAACTCAGCGCGTGTGAATAAGAACATTGTGTTGAAGGTAACAGGGTCTATCGGCAATGGGCTTGATGCGGTTTAA
- the LOC140924286 gene encoding uncharacterized protein, giving the protein MTSKAIEEMEEQLQTPEQILLALKAEMDSLKAEEKALKKQLSCFKEEFQLLVRSAAELYPEILDDEFPQKVAARRQLQLSPNKSPSSPEADTTRRPRYSRGSYRSNDAQHRRPMFELKRYPRRSTRLTSEEAVAQIQEQFENNASASSGIDARKIRSSLPNSPTDEMVPEPSQENSLDEERTRRLKKKIIESRTVDVVNLGLF; this is encoded by the exons ATGACATCGAAGGCCATCGAAGAGATGGAAGAACAACTTCAAACTCCGGAGCAGATTCTGTTAGCATTGAAAGCTGAAATG GATTCCTTAAAAGCAGAAGAAAAGGCCTTGAAAAAACAGCTCTCTTGCTTCAAAGAAGAATTTCAGCTTCTTGTGAGGTCTGCCGCTGAATTATATCCAGAAATATTAGATGATGAATTCCCCCAAAAGGTTGCTGCAAGACGACAACTGCAGCTGTCCCCAAATAAATCACCTAGCAGCCCCGAAGCCGATACCACAAGGAGACCACGTTACTCGAGAGGCAGTTACAGATCTAACGATGCACAGCACAGGAGACCCATGTTTGAACTGAAACGGTATCCGCGACGGTCTACGCGGCTTACCAGCGAGGAAGCTGTAGCGCAAATTCAAGAACAGtttgaaaacaatgctagtgCCTCCTCAGGGATAGACGCCAGGAAAATAAGAAGCTCTTTACCAAATTCTCCCACCGATGAAATGGTGCCAGAACCAAGTCAAGAGAATTCTCTTGACGAGGAACGCACAAGAAGGCTCAAGAAAAAGATAATAGAGTCTAGAACAGTTGACGTAGTGAACTTGGGTTTGTTCTAA
- the LOC140924234 gene encoding peptide-N(4)-(N-acetyl-beta-glucosaminyl)asparagine amidase-like isoform X1, which produces MASSDLSHGNTIVIEEDGKFQQQIDLAGNRLVVVDFTASWCGPCRMMTPVFARLSVKYSAAVFLKVDVDQCQVTAMRNGIQSMPTFFFYKNRKKVDEMTGANPTGLEDKINQWIGGAVETVSVDPKRVAVGRGWDCFEQLLDNPTEVFMDASGLLLKFASNIINNPDNPKYRSIRVGNKIFQSRLLPVNGAVECLFAIGFQERGDQLVCPPGESLENMLILQDTLNDERSHHSDSQVSSPSPQGTKSSGCSPPNMGCAQPSIIPSPAASSSDNERDFLLRLQSSLQHVLLYEDPELQQRTREFIPLAELRKRAKEASDRTKEGGGSGVDERDCLILELLSWFKAEFFKWVDKPSCPSCGSLTFPIGVIPPTPEEARWGAGNVESYKCQNCMRTIRFPRYNHPAKLLETRKGRCGEWANCFTLCCRAVGFESRHVLDWTDHVWTEVYSEAQKRWLHCDSCENTCDKPLLYEAGWGKKLSYIVAFSHEQVLDVTWRYSAKHDEVRKARTLVSEKWLSETISNLTEERQRNLSEERKKVLMERQVKEIVEFFTIKSVRDGELQGRVSGDLAWRLLRGETKVQEDEYKHEPYIYKPTDEEIKEKRLRFCYNCVINKYLRGFDRKLDISDWQSRVASYSSMMRKVERDWKMTYLSRTESASTGSITWQVDLSSCNLVIDSVTIVATSTTFQTGRVDWVLSGDDESQREKLSGGQESTISSALSGSKTLKLTATISGGKGDVAWQHAQLFRQTFASQSEYPLDIAVFFRESDRDTHL; this is translated from the exons ATGGCCTCTTCAGACCTTAGTCACGGAAATACGATTGTTATCGAAGAGGACGGCAAATTTCAACAGCAGATCGATCTTGCAGGAAACAGACTTGTTGTGGTGGACTTCACTGCTTCTTG GTGTGGTCCTTGCCGCATGATGACCCCCGTTTTTGCACGTCTGAGTGTAAAGTATTCTGCTGCTGTTTTTCTGAAAGTAGATGTTGATCAGTGTCAG GTGACAGCAATGCGTAATGGGATCCAATCCATGCCGACATTCTTCTTctacaaaaacagaaagaaagtgGATGAAATGACAGGTGCAAATCCCACTGGCTTAGAAGATAAAATCAATCAGTGGATTGGTGGTGCTGTGGAAACTGTG AGTGTGGATCCCAAAAGAGTTGCAGTGGGACGTGGGTGGGACTGTTTTGAGCAGCTTCTAGACAATCCTACAGAAGTTTTTATGGACGCATCAGGTCTTCTCCTCAAGTTTGCTTCTAATATTATCAACAATCCAGACAACCCTAAGTATCGATCAATACGAGTAGGCAACAAAATCTTCCAGTCCCGACTTCTGCCGGTGAATGGGGCAGTTGAATGTCTCTTTGCTATAGGATTTCAAGAG CGTGGTGACCAACTGGTCTGTCCACCTGGAGAATCATTAGAGAACATGTTGATACTCCAAGATACATTAAATGATGAAAGAAGCCATCACAGTGACTCTCAAGTATCTAGCCCATCACCACAGGGTACCAAGTCTTCGGGATGTTCACCACCTAATATGGGATGTGCACAGCCTTCCATTATTCCTAGTCCAGCCGCAAGTTCCTCG GACAATGAAAGGGACTTCCTTCTTAGACTACAAAGCTCACTGCAGCATGTGCTTCTGTATGAAGACCCAGAATTACAACAGCGGACACGTGAATTTATCCCTCTAGCTGAGTTGAGGAAAAGAGCAAAGGAGGCCAGCGATAGAACAAAAGAGGGAGGAGGGAGTGGCGTGGATGAGCGGGATTGCCTTATTTTAGAACTTCTGTCTTGGTTTAAAG CTGAATTTTTCAAGTGGGTGGACAAGCCATCTTGCCCGTCCTGTGGTTCTCTGACATTTCCTATTGGCGTTATTCCACCGACACCCGAGGAGGCCAGGTGGGGTGCTGGAAATGTGGAAAGTTATAAATGTCAAAACTGCATGAGGACAATAAGGTTTCCACGATATAATCATCCTGCTAAACTGTTAG AAACCCGCAAAGGAAGGTGCGGTGAATGGGCTAACTGTTTCACACTTTGCTGCCGAGCTGTTGGGTTTGAGTCACGTCACGTGTTAGACTGGACTGATCACGTGTGGACTGAAGTGTACTCTGAGGCGCAGAAGAGATGGCTTCATTGTGATTCTTGTGAGAACACGTGCGATAAACCACTTCTTTATGAGGCTGGCTGGGGGAAGAAACTTTCTTACATCGTAGCATTTTCACATGAACAG GTGCTGGATGTGACGTGGCGTTACTCTGCTAAACACGATGAAGTGCGCAAGGCAAGAACACTCGTGTCAGAAAAATGGTTAAGTGAAACAATTTCCAATCTAACAGAAGAG CGTCAAAGAAACTTGAGTGAAGAACGGAAGAAGGTCTTAATGGAACGCCAAGTAAAGGAAATTGTAGAGTTTTTTACCATCAAATCTGTCCGCGATGGTGAGCTTCAGGGGAGAGTCTCGGGTGATTTGGCCTGGAGGCTGCTTCGAGGAGAAACAAAAGTACAAGAAGATGAATATAAG CACGAACCTTACATTTACAAACCTACTGACGAGGAAATCAAGGAAAAAAG ATTGCGATTTTGCTACAACTGTGTTATAAACAAGTATCTTAGAGGCTTTGATAGAAAGTTAGACATATCCGACTGGCAATCAAGAGTTGCTTCATATAGCTCTATGATGCGTAAAGTTGAGCGCGATTGGAAAATG ACATATTTATCGAGGACAGAATCTGCTTCAACAGGCTCAATAACATGGCAGGTAGATTTAAGTTCTTGCAATTTAGTGATTGACAGCGTTACCATAGTAGCAACAAGCACCACGTTTCAGACAGGTAGAGTGGACTGGGTGCTAAGTGGAGATGACGAGAGCCAACGGGAGAAACTTTCTGGGG GACAAGAATCAACCATTTCCTCAGCTCTGAGTGGCTCCAAGACCCTCAAACTCACAGCTACCATCAGTGGCGGGAAAGGAGACGTTGCCTGGCAACACGCGCAGCTGTTTCGTCAGACCTTTGCTAGCCAGAGTGAATACCCACTTGACATTGCGGTCTTTTTTCGAGAGTCTGATCGTGACACTCATCTTTAG
- the LOC140924234 gene encoding peptide-N(4)-(N-acetyl-beta-glucosaminyl)asparagine amidase-like isoform X2 — translation MRNGIQSMPTFFFYKNRKKVDEMTGANPTGLEDKINQWIGGAVETVSVDPKRVAVGRGWDCFEQLLDNPTEVFMDASGLLLKFASNIINNPDNPKYRSIRVGNKIFQSRLLPVNGAVECLFAIGFQERGDQLVCPPGESLENMLILQDTLNDERSHHSDSQVSSPSPQGTKSSGCSPPNMGCAQPSIIPSPAASSSDNERDFLLRLQSSLQHVLLYEDPELQQRTREFIPLAELRKRAKEASDRTKEGGGSGVDERDCLILELLSWFKAEFFKWVDKPSCPSCGSLTFPIGVIPPTPEEARWGAGNVESYKCQNCMRTIRFPRYNHPAKLLETRKGRCGEWANCFTLCCRAVGFESRHVLDWTDHVWTEVYSEAQKRWLHCDSCENTCDKPLLYEAGWGKKLSYIVAFSHEQVLDVTWRYSAKHDEVRKARTLVSEKWLSETISNLTEERQRNLSEERKKVLMERQVKEIVEFFTIKSVRDGELQGRVSGDLAWRLLRGETKVQEDEYKHEPYIYKPTDEEIKEKRLRFCYNCVINKYLRGFDRKLDISDWQSRVASYSSMMRKVERDWKMTYLSRTESASTGSITWQVDLSSCNLVIDSVTIVATSTTFQTGRVDWVLSGDDESQREKLSGGQESTISSALSGSKTLKLTATISGGKGDVAWQHAQLFRQTFASQSEYPLDIAVFFRESDRDTHL, via the exons ATGCGTAATGGGATCCAATCCATGCCGACATTCTTCTTctacaaaaacagaaagaaagtgGATGAAATGACAGGTGCAAATCCCACTGGCTTAGAAGATAAAATCAATCAGTGGATTGGTGGTGCTGTGGAAACTGTG AGTGTGGATCCCAAAAGAGTTGCAGTGGGACGTGGGTGGGACTGTTTTGAGCAGCTTCTAGACAATCCTACAGAAGTTTTTATGGACGCATCAGGTCTTCTCCTCAAGTTTGCTTCTAATATTATCAACAATCCAGACAACCCTAAGTATCGATCAATACGAGTAGGCAACAAAATCTTCCAGTCCCGACTTCTGCCGGTGAATGGGGCAGTTGAATGTCTCTTTGCTATAGGATTTCAAGAG CGTGGTGACCAACTGGTCTGTCCACCTGGAGAATCATTAGAGAACATGTTGATACTCCAAGATACATTAAATGATGAAAGAAGCCATCACAGTGACTCTCAAGTATCTAGCCCATCACCACAGGGTACCAAGTCTTCGGGATGTTCACCACCTAATATGGGATGTGCACAGCCTTCCATTATTCCTAGTCCAGCCGCAAGTTCCTCG GACAATGAAAGGGACTTCCTTCTTAGACTACAAAGCTCACTGCAGCATGTGCTTCTGTATGAAGACCCAGAATTACAACAGCGGACACGTGAATTTATCCCTCTAGCTGAGTTGAGGAAAAGAGCAAAGGAGGCCAGCGATAGAACAAAAGAGGGAGGAGGGAGTGGCGTGGATGAGCGGGATTGCCTTATTTTAGAACTTCTGTCTTGGTTTAAAG CTGAATTTTTCAAGTGGGTGGACAAGCCATCTTGCCCGTCCTGTGGTTCTCTGACATTTCCTATTGGCGTTATTCCACCGACACCCGAGGAGGCCAGGTGGGGTGCTGGAAATGTGGAAAGTTATAAATGTCAAAACTGCATGAGGACAATAAGGTTTCCACGATATAATCATCCTGCTAAACTGTTAG AAACCCGCAAAGGAAGGTGCGGTGAATGGGCTAACTGTTTCACACTTTGCTGCCGAGCTGTTGGGTTTGAGTCACGTCACGTGTTAGACTGGACTGATCACGTGTGGACTGAAGTGTACTCTGAGGCGCAGAAGAGATGGCTTCATTGTGATTCTTGTGAGAACACGTGCGATAAACCACTTCTTTATGAGGCTGGCTGGGGGAAGAAACTTTCTTACATCGTAGCATTTTCACATGAACAG GTGCTGGATGTGACGTGGCGTTACTCTGCTAAACACGATGAAGTGCGCAAGGCAAGAACACTCGTGTCAGAAAAATGGTTAAGTGAAACAATTTCCAATCTAACAGAAGAG CGTCAAAGAAACTTGAGTGAAGAACGGAAGAAGGTCTTAATGGAACGCCAAGTAAAGGAAATTGTAGAGTTTTTTACCATCAAATCTGTCCGCGATGGTGAGCTTCAGGGGAGAGTCTCGGGTGATTTGGCCTGGAGGCTGCTTCGAGGAGAAACAAAAGTACAAGAAGATGAATATAAG CACGAACCTTACATTTACAAACCTACTGACGAGGAAATCAAGGAAAAAAG ATTGCGATTTTGCTACAACTGTGTTATAAACAAGTATCTTAGAGGCTTTGATAGAAAGTTAGACATATCCGACTGGCAATCAAGAGTTGCTTCATATAGCTCTATGATGCGTAAAGTTGAGCGCGATTGGAAAATG ACATATTTATCGAGGACAGAATCTGCTTCAACAGGCTCAATAACATGGCAGGTAGATTTAAGTTCTTGCAATTTAGTGATTGACAGCGTTACCATAGTAGCAACAAGCACCACGTTTCAGACAGGTAGAGTGGACTGGGTGCTAAGTGGAGATGACGAGAGCCAACGGGAGAAACTTTCTGGGG GACAAGAATCAACCATTTCCTCAGCTCTGAGTGGCTCCAAGACCCTCAAACTCACAGCTACCATCAGTGGCGGGAAAGGAGACGTTGCCTGGCAACACGCGCAGCTGTTTCGTCAGACCTTTGCTAGCCAGAGTGAATACCCACTTGACATTGCGGTCTTTTTTCGAGAGTCTGATCGTGACACTCATCTTTAG